The Bacteroidota bacterium sequence GGTAAAAGAAATTCGAAAAAGCAAACCGGATTTTCTGATTTTTAAATATTGGCTCCCTTTCTTCGGACCATGCTTTGGAACTATCGCTAAATACGCAAAGAAGAATTCAAACATAAAAGTTTTATTTATCTGCGATAATGTAATTCCGCACGAAAGGCGTCCCGGAGATATTGCGTTCACTAAATATGCATTTAAACAATCCGATTACTTTTTAGTTCAATCAAAATCTGTTGAGACCGATCTCCTTTCTCTTTTTCCAAATGCGAAATATAAATTCGCACCACATCCTGTCTATGAAATCTTCGGTTCGTCCATAGATAAAATTCAAGCGCGAAAAATATTAAGTATAAATTCTGAAAGAGTAATCTTATTCTTTGGTTACATTCGCCAATACAAAGGACTGATGGTTTTATTGGATGTTATAAATGAAATTTCAAAACGGGAAACTCCTCCCTTACTCTTGGTAGTCGGTGAGTTTTATGATGACGAAAGCAAATACCGCAACCGTGTAAAAGAATTAGATATCGGCAATTATGTGCAGTTCGTTTCCGATTACATTCCTAATGACAAAGTTAACATCTACTTCTCAGCCGCAGATGTTATTGTGCTGCCGTATCTATCGGCAACTCAAAGCGGAATTACTCAAATTGCTTATAATTTCGATAAACCTGTAATCGCTACAGAAGTTGGCGGACTCTCTGAAGTAGTGATAAACCAAAAAACTGGATATATAGTCAAACCCGGCAACCCCCTTCCGTTAGCTGAAGCAATAATTAAATTCTATCAGGGAAAAAAGGAACAGGAGTTTTCTGAAAATGTTAAAATCGAAAAGCGTAAATACTCGTGGGAACATTTTGTTAAAACAATTATCGAGCTTGTACAAAAATCATGAATAGTACGTCGCTACAGTGTCCGGTATGTAATTTAAACAGGCTCAGTCCTAAACCGTTTGGTTATAATTTTAATCAGAAATGGTTAGGTGCTTATGAATGTCTGCAATGTGGAGTAATATTCATACATCCCCAACCGACAAAAGAAGAGCTTAAGCAATTATATTCTAAAAAATATTTTGAGGGAGATTTTAGATGCGGACATG is a genomic window containing:
- a CDS encoding glycosyltransferase, producing MKIIIVGTAYPFRGGIAHFNSLLAQYLMKNHEVEIITFTRQYPKLFFPGKTQAETGGEPPTVSVKQMIDSINPLNWFRVVKEIRKSKPDFLIFKYWLPFFGPCFGTIAKYAKKNSNIKVLFICDNVIPHERRPGDIAFTKYAFKQSDYFLVQSKSVETDLLSLFPNAKYKFAPHPVYEIFGSSIDKIQARKILSINSERVILFFGYIRQYKGLMVLLDVINEISKRETPPLLLVVGEFYDDESKYRNRVKELDIGNYVQFVSDYIPNDKVNIYFSAADVIVLPYLSATQSGITQIAYNFDKPVIATEVGGLSEVVINQKTGYIVKPGNPLPLAEAIIKFYQGKKEQEFSENVKIEKRKYSWEHFVKTIIELVQKS